A genomic segment from Candidatus Dadabacteria bacterium encodes:
- a CDS encoding M42 family peptidase, protein MDIKLLKKLCDTPGMPGDEGLVKSILLEEIKKFSEDITEDVLGNIIARIPGDGPTFVLDAHMDEVGFMVHHIDNRGFLRVTPLGGMDARVFYGQRLVVWGKEPLKGVVAAVPPHVTRSSGGAKEVPEIEDCAVDLGLSPEKVAGLVEIGDMVSFDTSLDETGDSVISKALDDRMGLFVIIEALRKTPNPGCNLIVTFTVQEEVGLRGARVITPVYEPDFAVALEGTVAMDIPGVSESKSFANIGKGPEIRLSDRFLVAHRPFSFFIKELAEKNKIPYQITVKKAGSTNATAMQVTGKGTRAAVLSVPTRYLHSPSSIAYKSDIAHTIDLVSCLLRKIGKFSPSNQYQGNQQQ, encoded by the coding sequence ATGGACATAAAACTCTTAAAGAAGCTCTGCGACACTCCAGGAATGCCCGGGGACGAGGGCCTAGTTAAGTCGATTCTGCTTGAGGAAATAAAAAAATTCTCAGAAGACATCACCGAAGATGTTCTCGGAAACATAATCGCCCGTATCCCGGGAGACGGTCCCACTTTTGTTCTTGACGCTCACATGGACGAAGTGGGATTCATGGTACACCATATAGATAACAGAGGGTTTTTGAGGGTAACCCCGCTTGGGGGAATGGACGCCCGGGTTTTTTACGGGCAGCGTCTGGTGGTTTGGGGAAAAGAACCTCTAAAAGGAGTGGTGGCAGCGGTTCCGCCACACGTGACCAGAAGCAGTGGAGGCGCCAAGGAGGTTCCTGAAATTGAGGACTGCGCGGTCGATCTTGGGCTCAGCCCTGAAAAAGTCGCCGGTCTCGTAGAAATAGGGGACATGGTGTCGTTTGACACTTCCCTTGATGAAACCGGAGATTCCGTGATCTCAAAGGCTCTTGACGACAGGATGGGTCTTTTCGTCATAATCGAGGCTCTCAGGAAAACTCCGAATCCGGGCTGCAACCTCATAGTCACCTTTACCGTTCAGGAAGAAGTAGGGCTTCGCGGAGCGCGGGTTATAACACCGGTTTACGAACCGGATTTCGCCGTCGCTCTTGAAGGCACCGTGGCAATGGACATACCGGGGGTCTCGGAAAGCAAATCCTTTGCCAATATCGGCAAGGGACCCGAAATTAGACTCTCAGACAGGTTCCTGGTGGCACACAGGCCATTTAGCTTTTTTATAAAGGAACTCGCGGAGAAAAACAAGATCCCTTACCAGATAACTGTAAAAAAGGCTGGGAGCACAAACGCAACCGCCATGCAGGTCACGGGAAAGGGAACCAGGGCAGCCGTCCTGTCGGTTCCGACAAGGTATCTTCACAGCCCGAGTTCCATCGCCTATAAAAGCGATATCGCCCACACAATAGATCTGGTTTCATGCCTGCTCAGGAAGATAGGGAAATTCAGCCCCTCAAACCAGTATCAAGGTAATCAGCAACAATGA
- a CDS encoding citrate synthase, producing MSKNTLSVKDNRTGKTYELAIDNDTIRATDLRQIRVKDEDFGMMSYDPAFGNTASCKSKVTFIDGEKGILRYRGYPIEELAKKSNFLEVAYLLIHGELPNKSQYDSWVHDITHHTYVHENIRKLMDGFRYDAHPMGMLLATVGALSTFYPDAKDIFDTDVQKLEMRRLIAKTPTIAGFSYRHIMGLPYVYPDNELSYAGNFLSMMFKMTETKYEPNPAIEKAIDVLFILHADHEQNCSASAMRNVASSHPDPYSAAAAAIAALYGPLHGGANEAVLEMLADIGSIDKIPQYIERAKKGEFRLMGFGHRVYKAYDPRAAIIKDIAHDVFEVTGKNPLLDIALELERIALEDDYFVRRRLYPNVDFYSGLIYQSIGLPTSMFTVLFAIARMAGWLAQWLEMLNDPETRIARPRQVYLGEDNRKYVAMSRRRKK from the coding sequence ATGTCGAAGAATACTTTGTCTGTAAAGGATAACAGGACAGGTAAAACATACGAACTTGCTATAGACAACGACACCATAAGGGCCACTGACCTTCGCCAGATAAGGGTTAAGGACGAAGATTTTGGCATGATGAGTTACGACCCGGCTTTCGGGAATACGGCTTCGTGCAAAAGCAAGGTTACCTTCATTGACGGAGAAAAGGGGATCCTGAGATACAGGGGGTACCCGATAGAAGAGCTGGCGAAAAAAAGTAACTTCCTCGAAGTTGCCTATCTCCTTATTCACGGTGAGCTGCCTAACAAATCGCAATATGACAGCTGGGTTCACGACATAACGCATCACACCTACGTGCATGAAAACATAAGGAAGCTCATGGATGGATTCCGCTACGACGCGCACCCGATGGGCATGCTTCTTGCGACCGTCGGAGCCCTCTCGACCTTCTATCCGGATGCAAAAGACATATTTGATACCGACGTGCAGAAACTTGAGATGAGAAGGCTTATAGCGAAGACGCCGACCATAGCTGGATTTTCCTACAGGCATATCATGGGTCTTCCCTACGTCTATCCCGACAACGAACTCAGCTACGCCGGGAATTTCCTTTCAATGATGTTCAAGATGACCGAGACCAAGTATGAGCCGAATCCGGCGATAGAAAAGGCTATAGATGTTCTTTTCATCCTCCATGCCGACCACGAACAGAACTGCAGCGCAAGCGCGATGAGAAACGTCGCAAGCTCTCATCCGGATCCTTACTCCGCGGCCGCCGCGGCGATTGCCGCCCTGTACGGTCCTCTTCACGGTGGAGCGAACGAGGCGGTGCTTGAGATGCTTGCCGACATAGGTTCAATTGACAAGATCCCTCAGTATATAGAAAGGGCCAAGAAAGGAGAATTCAGGCTCATGGGCTTCGGACACAGGGTGTACAAGGCTTATGACCCGAGAGCGGCGATAATAAAGGACATAGCCCACGATGTGTTTGAAGTTACCGGGAAAAATCCGCTGCTTGACATAGCGCTTGAGCTTGAGAGAATCGCCCTTGAAGACGACTATTTCGTAAGAAGAAGGCTTTATCCGAACGTTGATTTCTACTCCGGACTCATATACCAGAGCATAGGTCTTCCCACGAGCATGTTTACTGTTCTTTTCGCCATAGCGAGAATGGCAGGATGGCTTGCCCAGTGGCTTGAGATGCTGAACGACCCCGAAACCAGAATCGCGAGGCCCAGGCAGGTTTACCTAGGGGAAGATAACAGAAAATACGTGGCGATGAGCAGAAGGCGCAAGAAGTAA
- a CDS encoding site-2 protease family protein — protein MIKRSILIPLVLFILTAATTFLSGYMISGTYTGGVLFSLSLVAILGAHEMGHYFYGRKYGVSITLPWFIPAPPFLSPIGTFGAFIRIKSRIRGRRELFDIGIAGPIAGVIVALPVLFVGLLFSEVVALDSERISEMQAAMSLGNSLVFALFSKMAIGEVAQGYEILLHPVAFAGWIGLFVTVLNLMPAGQLDGGHLVYCVFPAEWHKAISAATVIFLAIMGVGTVPLMDFADYLGLWVLGILPEWLMFEGWVGWLFWAILLLVLGTSHPPTISSDAEIGAGRKALAFLSLLIFISCFTPVPISIVEFG, from the coding sequence ATGATCAAAAGATCTATCCTTATTCCGCTGGTGCTTTTTATTCTCACGGCGGCCACGACTTTTCTTTCCGGCTACATGATAAGCGGGACTTATACGGGGGGCGTTCTTTTCTCGCTTTCTCTGGTCGCCATTCTTGGAGCCCATGAAATGGGTCATTACTTTTACGGCAGGAAATACGGCGTTTCCATAACTCTTCCCTGGTTTATTCCTGCTCCTCCCTTCCTCTCCCCCATAGGGACGTTCGGGGCGTTTATAAGGATAAAGTCTCGGATACGCGGCCGAAGGGAACTTTTCGACATAGGGATCGCTGGTCCCATAGCCGGGGTGATAGTAGCTCTTCCGGTCCTGTTTGTCGGGCTGCTTTTCTCGGAAGTGGTCGCTTTGGATTCTGAGAGGATCTCTGAGATGCAGGCGGCCATGTCTCTTGGCAATTCTCTCGTATTTGCCCTTTTCTCAAAAATGGCTATCGGGGAAGTCGCCCAGGGATACGAAATTCTGCTGCACCCCGTTGCATTTGCGGGGTGGATAGGCCTTTTCGTAACCGTCTTGAATCTCATGCCCGCTGGGCAGCTTGACGGAGGGCATCTTGTATACTGCGTCTTCCCGGCGGAGTGGCATAAAGCTATATCGGCTGCTACGGTTATTTTCCTTGCAATAATGGGAGTGGGAACGGTACCTCTGATGGACTTTGCGGATTATCTGGGCTTGTGGGTGCTTGGCATTCTTCCTGAGTGGCTTATGTTTGAGGGTTGGGTCGGCTGGCTTTTCTGGGCGATACTGCTTTTAGTGCTCGGCACATCCCATCCGCCGACCATATCGAGTGATGCCGAGATCGGTGCCGGAAGAAAAGCGCTTGCTTTTCTCTCACTGCTTATTTTTATTTCCTGTTTTACCCCTGTTCCCATCAGTATCGTGGAGTTCGGTTAG
- the ptsP gene encoding phosphoenolpyruvate--protein phosphotransferase codes for MIAKERTEPEHFHLKVVHEISDLINKSVGLNTVLGRVVRKISSSLHYDVVSIYVWDDSREVLRLAANRGLQVKPRSDIFLRSDEGLTGMVHKTKVSLVAMPASKHPNYRYFPEIGEEEYESYMGVPIMLHDVCVGVLVGQNKTPMQITPAEQTLFQIIALRLAGVLEVANTLDRLKPPSMVKHETRSYQGKGVSEGVAVGKAVTFRGLFRQMSTMEMTARTPGIEKRRVRNSIKNISQDLKKTIKKMDSEGKLSKNEVDIFRSHLMIVDSRDMEKGTGELIDEKRVPAEAAVVEYLETQASRFESLPDSYMRERAYDFRDIGERMLRDLTSSKDENISASADGEPLILVAREIGVSFVTAAEGEVGGIVLEKGGETSHAVIIAKSLGIPVVVGIDNIVNLIHPGEDMIVDGRSGFIFTNPDQVLKDEYLSMHQKAVELRSFIETEAEKSTSTGLDVKITANVGIPADAEVAKRYGIKRAGLFRTEFAFARFKKWPSVRSQLKIYKEISANFEDGVTIRTLDVGSDKILSYLNMPKEENPLLGLRSIRFSMEYLDLFRDQVKSILLAAKKGGNFKILLPMVSNVWEVETAAQIIEELSAEVSLHRHDIPKLGIMMEVPALVYQFGDYADLIDFVSIGTNDLIQYLLAVDRNSNAVGHLYSAFHPSVVRMLDFTREQVLSSGKELSICGEIAGVPSGTLLILALGYRHLSVSPLRFPYVKFLSDRLSERMLEEIRSDLLLLSKESDIERYLKDVLNSINPMLLEVE; via the coding sequence ATGATTGCTAAAGAGCGTACTGAACCGGAGCATTTTCATCTCAAGGTGGTTCATGAGATAAGCGACTTGATCAACAAGTCCGTGGGTCTTAACACCGTTTTGGGTAGGGTGGTCAGAAAAATTTCTTCCTCCCTTCACTACGATGTCGTTTCCATATACGTCTGGGATGATTCAAGAGAAGTTCTCAGGCTCGCGGCTAACAGGGGCCTTCAGGTTAAACCGAGAAGTGATATCTTTCTGCGCTCGGATGAAGGTCTTACCGGGATGGTTCATAAAACGAAAGTTTCTTTGGTGGCCATGCCGGCTTCTAAGCATCCCAATTACAGATATTTTCCCGAAATAGGCGAAGAGGAATACGAAAGTTACATGGGCGTTCCCATAATGCTTCACGACGTGTGTGTCGGGGTGCTTGTCGGGCAGAACAAAACCCCCATGCAGATAACCCCGGCCGAGCAGACTCTTTTTCAGATAATAGCACTACGACTTGCCGGGGTTCTTGAAGTCGCAAACACCCTGGACCGGCTGAAACCCCCGTCCATGGTAAAGCACGAGACGAGGAGCTACCAGGGAAAAGGAGTTTCTGAAGGGGTGGCTGTGGGCAAGGCGGTTACATTCCGCGGGCTTTTCCGCCAGATGTCCACTATGGAGATGACGGCCCGTACTCCAGGAATCGAGAAGAGAAGAGTTAGAAATTCTATAAAGAATATATCGCAAGACCTTAAGAAGACTATTAAAAAAATGGATTCTGAAGGGAAGCTCTCGAAAAACGAAGTGGATATTTTCCGTTCGCATCTGATGATAGTGGATAGCCGCGACATGGAGAAAGGGACTGGCGAACTCATAGATGAAAAGAGGGTTCCGGCCGAGGCTGCGGTGGTTGAGTATCTCGAAACCCAGGCATCACGTTTTGAATCCTTGCCGGATTCTTATATGAGGGAGAGGGCCTACGATTTCAGAGATATAGGTGAGAGAATGCTCCGGGATCTTACCAGTTCAAAGGACGAGAATATTTCCGCTTCCGCCGACGGAGAGCCCTTGATACTTGTGGCAAGAGAGATAGGCGTTTCTTTTGTCACGGCTGCTGAAGGGGAGGTGGGGGGAATAGTCCTTGAAAAAGGCGGAGAGACCTCGCACGCGGTCATAATAGCGAAATCGCTTGGGATTCCGGTAGTTGTCGGCATAGACAACATCGTGAATCTGATACATCCCGGGGAGGATATGATAGTTGACGGGAGAAGCGGTTTCATTTTCACAAACCCCGACCAGGTGCTTAAGGATGAGTATCTGTCCATGCACCAAAAAGCCGTTGAACTCCGCAGCTTCATAGAGACTGAAGCCGAAAAAAGTACCAGCACCGGTCTTGACGTCAAAATAACGGCGAATGTCGGAATTCCGGCCGATGCCGAGGTGGCCAAGCGTTACGGCATTAAGAGAGCGGGACTTTTCAGAACGGAGTTTGCCTTCGCGCGGTTTAAGAAGTGGCCCAGTGTAAGGTCCCAGCTAAAGATATACAAGGAGATCTCAGCTAATTTTGAGGATGGAGTGACCATTAGGACCCTGGACGTGGGTTCTGACAAGATACTTTCCTATCTCAACATGCCCAAAGAAGAGAACCCCCTTCTTGGCCTTCGCTCGATCCGCTTTTCAATGGAGTATCTTGATCTTTTCAGGGATCAGGTGAAATCCATTTTGCTCGCGGCGAAGAAAGGGGGGAATTTCAAGATTCTTCTGCCTATGGTATCAAATGTCTGGGAGGTTGAGACCGCGGCGCAGATAATTGAGGAACTGTCTGCCGAAGTCAGTCTTCACCGACATGATATACCGAAGCTTGGAATAATGATGGAAGTTCCGGCGCTTGTGTATCAGTTCGGTGATTACGCGGACTTAATAGATTTTGTTTCCATTGGAACAAACGACCTCATACAGTACCTGCTTGCGGTGGATAGAAATTCAAACGCGGTTGGACATCTTTACTCGGCTTTTCATCCTTCCGTGGTGAGAATGCTGGATTTTACAAGAGAGCAGGTTCTCTCAAGCGGAAAGGAGCTTTCAATATGTGGAGAAATAGCGGGAGTTCCTTCCGGTACACTCCTTATATTGGCTCTTGGTTACCGTCATCTGAGCGTTTCTCCGCTTCGGTTTCCTTATGTGAAATTTCTTTCGGACAGGCTTTCTGAGCGGATGCTTGAGGAAATAAGGTCCGACCTGTTGCTGCTCTCAAAGGAGTCCGACATAGAGAGATACTTAAAGGATGTCCTTAACTCCATAAACCCGATGTTGCTCGAAGTAGAGTAG
- a CDS encoding FAD-dependent oxidoreductase: MKYCIYTSHAMSLETIKVAIVGSGPAAFYAADHLQKKLGDRVFIDMFEKLPTPHGLVRSGVAPDHQKIKSVARVYDKIASNPQFRFFGLVEFGKHLRLEDLRSRYHQIVFATGAQTDRKMGIPGEGIIGSHTATEFVGWYNSHPDHMGLGFDFSGKRVVIVGVGNVAVDVARILSLTRSEMEKTDIADYALEELAKSGIREIHMLGRRGPAQAAFTNPELRELENLEDADLLTLANEAEPDSLTLEELERKPNRTAQTKIELIKKASERVPSKSKKIVIRFLVSPIEIIAGEDNRVKSVKVVKNRLYKSDDGSLRPKPTDETEEIPTDLVFRSVGYRGIPLRDVPFDDSSGVIPSEKGRVLDKTGGNPITGLYTTGWIKRGPTGVIGTNKADSGETVSCMIEDIERGNTLRPELASDESIKELLEEKHISYNEWLRVDWFEKKEGEKKGRPRVKVTGLEEILEILQKKH; the protein is encoded by the coding sequence ATGAAATATTGTATATATACTTCCCACGCCATGAGTCTCGAAACAATAAAAGTTGCCATAGTCGGATCGGGACCCGCAGCTTTCTACGCAGCCGACCACCTGCAGAAGAAACTCGGCGACCGCGTGTTCATAGACATGTTCGAAAAACTCCCGACTCCCCACGGTCTCGTGAGAAGCGGGGTAGCTCCGGACCACCAGAAAATAAAAAGCGTAGCCAGAGTTTATGATAAAATCGCATCCAATCCTCAATTCAGATTTTTCGGACTTGTAGAGTTCGGAAAACACTTAAGGCTTGAGGACCTGCGCAGTCGTTACCACCAAATAGTTTTCGCAACAGGGGCCCAGACCGACAGAAAAATGGGAATACCGGGAGAGGGCATAATCGGAAGCCACACGGCAACGGAGTTTGTAGGCTGGTACAACTCCCACCCGGATCACATGGGCCTTGGTTTTGACTTTTCAGGGAAAAGAGTCGTCATAGTCGGAGTCGGGAACGTCGCGGTGGATGTTGCGAGAATTCTTTCCCTCACAAGAAGCGAAATGGAAAAAACGGATATCGCAGACTATGCACTTGAGGAACTGGCCAAAAGCGGAATAAGGGAAATACACATGCTTGGAAGAAGAGGCCCCGCGCAGGCGGCCTTCACTAACCCAGAGCTGCGGGAACTTGAGAATCTTGAGGATGCGGATCTCCTTACCCTGGCAAACGAAGCGGAGCCCGATTCCCTTACGCTCGAGGAGCTTGAGCGTAAACCGAACAGGACAGCCCAGACGAAAATAGAGCTTATAAAAAAAGCTTCCGAAAGAGTTCCCTCCAAATCAAAGAAAATAGTCATAAGATTCTTGGTTTCTCCGATAGAAATAATTGCCGGAGAAGACAACAGAGTAAAAAGCGTGAAAGTCGTGAAAAACAGGCTTTACAAATCCGATGATGGCTCCCTTCGGCCCAAACCCACGGACGAGACCGAAGAGATTCCCACCGATCTGGTTTTTCGCTCCGTCGGGTACCGGGGAATACCTCTTCGGGACGTACCGTTTGATGACAGTTCGGGGGTAATCCCCAGCGAAAAAGGAAGAGTACTTGACAAAACGGGCGGCAATCCGATTACGGGACTCTACACCACAGGGTGGATAAAACGCGGACCGACTGGAGTTATCGGTACGAACAAGGCCGACTCCGGCGAAACCGTAAGCTGCATGATCGAGGACATCGAGAGGGGAAATACGCTGCGTCCCGAACTCGCCTCGGATGAGAGCATAAAGGAACTGCTCGAAGAAAAACATATTTCCTACAATGAATGGCTGCGGGTTGACTGGTTTGAGAAGAAAGAAGGCGAAAAAAAGGGGAGGCCAAGAGTAAAGGTCACGGGGCTTGAAGAAATTCTCGAAATTCTTCAAAAAAAGCACTGA
- a CDS encoding RNB domain-containing ribonuclease, whose product MNLPSINELIAYRKRREPALGVVLYAHPDKLSVLSEDGKRYSVEPKKVVLLTGITVPETLTDSEKKLEMRKWRRELEEKKDSVDMETLWECVVEEQETVSFEEILELYSGAEQVSLEQRFLLFWAVDKNTVYLARSENGYLVRSREDVSKTLRVLELREEREQKAQAAVSWVRSVISGEAPPVVDETHGEFLELIERYVIDLDGYERAKEAKGFLYEAGLKEVESAVEFLIKTGFWKKDDDPESKKIAFHFRHSQRALEEAEAILSAGEDFASLTDRTDLEVFSVDSETTQDIDDAISFETHGDQIILGVHISNVAHIVSRGSFIDQGALDRAETVYFPEGRVDMFPKDLVNKKLSLTADDLQPALSLFATFKREGFTLIDYSFEATVIRISKNLTYAEATEMLRNTQWGEFLVSLTDSLRAERINKGALIVQLPELKIRIGDQDGISVSKDYMDSPAHNVVSECMILMNRLSADFFDKNGIPALFRSQTQDIEPEARELDPEDVLFPVKVAKHLKPSFVAFAPEVHKSLGVSCYVQMTSPIRRYTDLLMQRQLISWLEEQRICYSESELEATNTHVSLATREIKNAQRGRHRYWLIRYLLEKDIKGATGYVSSRGYSGFNVYIPEFLIELPLSNSGGRVFDIGSELSLSIWGTDPLRRRIRVSPT is encoded by the coding sequence ATGAATCTCCCCAGTATAAACGAACTTATTGCCTACAGAAAAAGAAGGGAGCCTGCCCTGGGAGTGGTCCTCTACGCCCATCCCGACAAACTCTCTGTTCTCTCAGAAGATGGAAAGCGTTACTCGGTTGAACCGAAAAAAGTCGTACTGTTAACCGGAATAACCGTTCCCGAAACCCTCACCGACTCTGAGAAGAAACTCGAAATGAGAAAATGGAGAAGAGAACTTGAGGAGAAAAAAGACTCCGTTGATATGGAAACGCTGTGGGAGTGTGTTGTGGAGGAGCAGGAAACCGTGAGCTTTGAGGAGATACTGGAGCTATATTCGGGGGCAGAGCAGGTTTCTTTGGAGCAGAGGTTTCTGCTTTTTTGGGCCGTGGATAAAAACACTGTCTACCTTGCAAGAAGCGAAAACGGCTATCTCGTTCGCTCGCGGGAGGACGTTTCCAAGACACTTCGTGTCCTTGAACTCAGAGAAGAAAGAGAACAAAAAGCGCAGGCCGCCGTAAGCTGGGTGCGTTCTGTTATAAGTGGAGAAGCTCCTCCGGTGGTTGATGAGACCCACGGTGAGTTTCTTGAACTCATCGAACGGTACGTCATTGATCTTGACGGTTATGAACGGGCCAAGGAAGCCAAGGGGTTTCTTTATGAAGCGGGGCTTAAGGAGGTGGAGTCGGCGGTTGAATTTCTTATAAAAACGGGTTTCTGGAAGAAAGACGATGACCCGGAATCAAAAAAAATCGCTTTTCATTTCAGACACTCCCAAAGAGCGCTTGAAGAGGCGGAAGCTATTTTGAGCGCTGGGGAAGATTTTGCAAGCCTTACCGACAGAACGGATCTTGAAGTTTTTTCAGTTGATAGTGAGACAACCCAAGACATTGATGACGCCATTTCGTTTGAAACGCACGGGGATCAGATCATTCTGGGAGTCCACATCTCGAATGTCGCCCATATTGTGAGCAGGGGAAGTTTTATTGATCAGGGGGCCCTTGATCGCGCTGAGACGGTTTATTTTCCTGAGGGACGCGTGGATATGTTTCCCAAGGATCTTGTGAACAAGAAACTCAGCCTTACTGCCGACGACCTCCAACCTGCGCTTTCTCTTTTCGCCACTTTTAAAAGAGAGGGCTTTACTTTGATCGATTATAGCTTTGAGGCGACGGTCATAAGGATTTCGAAGAATCTTACCTACGCCGAAGCGACTGAAATGTTGCGCAACACACAATGGGGAGAATTCCTTGTGTCTCTCACTGATTCACTCAGAGCAGAGAGAATCAACAAGGGAGCCTTGATAGTGCAGCTTCCGGAACTCAAGATCAGGATTGGAGACCAAGATGGAATTTCAGTCAGCAAAGATTACATGGATTCTCCCGCCCACAATGTCGTTTCCGAATGCATGATACTTATGAACCGGCTTTCGGCAGATTTTTTCGATAAAAACGGAATTCCGGCACTCTTCCGTTCTCAGACCCAGGATATTGAGCCTGAAGCCAGGGAACTTGACCCCGAAGACGTCCTTTTCCCGGTAAAGGTAGCAAAGCACCTAAAACCTTCTTTTGTTGCCTTTGCTCCCGAAGTCCATAAGTCCCTGGGAGTTTCCTGCTACGTGCAGATGACTTCTCCGATAAGAAGGTACACAGACCTTCTTATGCAGCGTCAGCTTATATCCTGGCTTGAGGAACAGAGGATTTGCTACTCAGAAAGCGAGCTTGAAGCCACAAACACGCATGTGAGTCTTGCCACTAGGGAAATAAAAAACGCGCAGAGAGGCAGACACAGGTACTGGCTTATACGCTATCTTCTGGAAAAGGATATAAAAGGGGCGACCGGCTACGTAAGTTCCAGGGGATATAGCGGGTTTAACGTCTATATCCCGGAGTTTCTGATCGAACTTCCGCTTTCTAACTCAGGCGGCAGGGTTTTTGATATAGGGAGTGAGCTTTCCCTCTCAATCTGGGGGACCGATCCTCTTAGAAGAAGGATACGCGTGAGTCCGACGTAG
- a CDS encoding CTP synthase, protein MSSLGKGISASSIGFLLECCGLRVTLQKLDPYINVDPGTMNPFEHGEVFVTDDGAETDLDLGHYERFTKAQLGKKNNLTSGKVYDSVISKEREGKFLGKTVQVIPHITDEIKSRVLALEDGNDVIIVEIGGTVGDIESLPFLEAVRQLRSDLGKKNTLFIHLTYVPYVAAAGELKTKPTQHSVKELLQIGIQPDILLCRTEDKFLPEEVKRKIALFCNIEQKAVITAKDVEHIYEVPLMYKKEGLAEIIIEYLGMWTKKPDMGEWEELIQRVKNMKETVRIAVVGKYVSHGDAYKSLHEALYHGGLANDSAVEIKYVNSEKMDGMSPDNYFSDVHGILVPGGFGERGIDGKVDATKYARENQIPFFGICYGMQLAVIEFSRNVCGINDADTTENNGDTQNPVIDIMESQKNISEMGGTMRLGAYPCVIKPETLTSSIYGTSEISERHRHRFEVNNGYREILESNGMVLCGLSPDGNLVEIMELKDHPWFVGCQFHPEFKSKPLSAHPLFKDFIRGALRYKDSLT, encoded by the coding sequence ATGTCTTCCCTGGGAAAGGGTATCTCCGCTTCCTCAATAGGATTCCTTCTTGAATGTTGTGGTCTTCGAGTCACCCTTCAGAAGCTTGATCCCTACATAAATGTCGATCCGGGCACGATGAACCCTTTTGAGCATGGGGAGGTCTTTGTTACCGATGACGGAGCGGAAACAGATCTTGATCTCGGCCATTACGAAAGATTTACCAAAGCTCAGCTTGGCAAGAAAAACAATCTCACAAGCGGCAAAGTCTACGATTCCGTTATTTCCAAGGAAAGAGAGGGGAAATTCCTCGGCAAAACAGTCCAGGTAATCCCTCATATAACTGATGAGATAAAATCCCGCGTGCTTGCCCTTGAGGATGGCAACGACGTCATTATAGTCGAGATCGGCGGTACCGTGGGAGACATAGAGAGTCTTCCTTTTCTTGAGGCGGTAAGGCAGTTGAGGTCGGATCTCGGCAAGAAGAACACGCTTTTCATACATCTTACATACGTTCCCTATGTTGCCGCGGCCGGAGAATTGAAAACAAAGCCTACGCAGCACAGCGTAAAGGAACTTCTCCAGATAGGGATTCAGCCCGACATACTCCTGTGCCGCACCGAGGATAAGTTTCTTCCCGAAGAGGTTAAAAGAAAAATAGCCCTTTTCTGTAACATCGAGCAAAAAGCCGTGATTACGGCCAAGGATGTTGAGCACATATATGAAGTTCCGCTTATGTATAAGAAAGAAGGATTGGCCGAGATAATCATTGAATATCTTGGTATGTGGACCAAGAAACCAGACATGGGGGAGTGGGAGGAACTCATTCAAAGGGTAAAGAACATGAAAGAAACGGTGCGCATAGCCGTTGTCGGAAAATATGTTTCACACGGAGACGCTTACAAGAGCCTCCACGAGGCCCTTTACCACGGTGGTTTAGCCAACGACTCAGCCGTTGAAATAAAATACGTGAATTCAGAAAAAATGGACGGCATGTCTCCGGACAACTATTTCTCCGATGTTCACGGAATACTTGTCCCCGGAGGATTCGGGGAGAGGGGGATTGACGGCAAAGTAGACGCCACAAAATATGCAAGGGAAAATCAGATTCCCTTTTTCGGAATTTGCTACGGCATGCAGCTTGCCGTTATTGAATTTTCAAGGAACGTGTGTGGCATAAATGACGCGGATACGACTGAGAACAACGGCGATACCCAGAACCCGGTTATAGACATAATGGAATCGCAAAAGAACATAAGTGAAATGGGCGGGACAATGAGACTTGGGGCTTACCCCTGCGTCATAAAGCCCGAGACCTTGACTAGTAGCATCTACGGGACCTCAGAGATTTCCGAAAGACACCGCCACCGGTTTGAAGTGAACAACGGTTACAGAGAAATTCTTGAGTCAAATGGAATGGTTCTTTGCGGCCTCTCGCCAGATGGAAATCTGGTTGAAATCATGGAACTTAAGGATCATCCTTGGTTTGTCGGCTGTCAGTTCCACCCTGAATTCAAGTCAAAGCCCCTCAGTGCCCACCCGCTTTTCAAAGATTTCATAAGAGGGGCGCTTCGCTACAAGGATTCTCTTACCTGA